A genomic segment from Glycine soja cultivar W05 chromosome 20, ASM419377v2, whole genome shotgun sequence encodes:
- the LOC114401822 gene encoding AT-hook motif nuclear-localized protein 28-like, whose product MTNNSMAISNSQNSVSFDLDLTSSWLNQTSSCSQRPHCPPSPATNQPLENLPLTNLPTKKPRGRPAGSKNKPKTTPFLVAQPVEPYMKVIIVNVTPSSDIIESILDVAHQGHVSLTVLGASGTITGVTLNNFSHGVDALTLRGPFTLLSLNGSYLYNNHYALHPGATPAPPLSFGISFSTSQGQVFGGAIGGRVIASNDVSLTICTFKNPVMHKYASRDKERDMGDNNNNNNYNNN is encoded by the coding sequence ATGACCAACAATTCCATGGCAATCTCCAACTCCCAAAACTCTGTTTCCTTCGACTTAGACTTGACATCCTCCTGGCTCAACCAAACTAGCTCCTGCTCCCAGCGCCCTCATTGTCCACCATCACCAGCTACAAACCAACCCCTAGAGAATCTCCCTCTTACAAACCTACCCACCAAGAAGCCACGTGGCAGGCCCGCAGGCTCCAAGAACAAGCCCAAGACCACCCCCTTCCTGGTGGCCCAACCTGTGGAACCCTACATGAAGGTCATCATTGTCAATGTGACCCCAAGCAGCGATATCATTGAGTCCATTCTTGATGTTGCTCATCAAGGCCACGTTAGCCTCACTGTCCTCGGTGCCTCTGGAACGATCACCGGAGTAACCCTCAACAACTTTTCGCATGGTGTTGATGCCCTCACACTTCGCGGGCCCTTCACCTTGCTCTCCCTCAATGGCTCCTACTTATACAACAACCACTATGCCCTTCACCCTGGAGCCACCCCTGCCCCTCCCTTATCCTTTGGTATCAGCTTTTCCACCTCTCAAGGGCAAGTCTTTGGCGGTGCCATTGGCGGTAGAGTCATTGCCAGTAATGATGTCAGCCTTACAATTTGCACCTTCAAGAATCCTGTGATGCATAAGTACGCTTCTAGAGACAAAGAAAGGGACATGGGTgacaataataacaacaacaattataaCAATAACTAA